The Rhododendron vialii isolate Sample 1 chromosome 5a, ASM3025357v1 genome contains a region encoding:
- the LOC131326072 gene encoding cyclin-H1-1 isoform X1 yields the protein MMADFLTSTHRAKWIFSPQDLKEKYKAANQRARQALEKYGATRMEVDIDGSWSYPEPQPDAKEIVEKHSRPKPLKTEEEQLLRTFYEFKIQDVCDAFKFPRKIQATALIYFKRFYLQWSVMEHHPKDIMLTCIYAACKAEENHVSAEELGKAIEQDHQMILNNEMIVLQSLGFDLIVYAPYRALDGFVNVMEEFIEANDDQLQTLKDVHEIAKVESDKIMLTDAPLLFPPGQLALAALYRANEVHGLLDFERYVGSLLSRQHDTHSISELTVSMNAIISLVSKLVTLTAADMKHVDRKLKLCRDPSSHDKSKKRKHRSKESSSEMHA from the exons A TGATGGCTGATTTTCTAACTTCAACTCACCGTGCCAAGTGGATCTTCTCTCCCCAAGATCTG AAAGAAAAGTACAAAGCTGCTAATCAAAGGGCAAGGCAAGCACTGGAAAAG TATGGGGCAACAAGAATGGAAGTAGATATTGACGGGTCTTGGTCGTACCCTGAACCTCAACCTGATGCTAAAGAGATTG TTGAGAAGCATTCACGTCCTAAACCACTAAAGACTGAAGAAGAACAACTTCTGCGGACATTCTATGAGTTCAAAATTCAAGATGTATGCGATGCCTTCAAATTTCCGCGTAAAATACAG GCAACAGCTCTTATATACTTCAAACGATTTTATCTACAATGGTCGGTTATGGAGCATCACCCTAAAGACATTAT GTTAACATGCATATATGCAGCTTGTAAGGCTGAAGAAAATCATGTATCAGCAGAAGAGCTTGGTAAGGCAATTGAACAGGATCATCAAATGATCCTCAATAATGAGATGATTGTTCTTCAG AGTCTAGGTTTTGACCTCATCGTTTATGCACCATATCGTGCACTTGATGGTTTTGTCAACGTTATGGAG GAATTTATCGAAGCAAATGATGACCAACTTCAAACGCTAAAG GATGTGCATGAAATTGCTAAGGTGGAATCAGATAAAATCATGCTTACAGATGCTCCCCTTCTCTTCCCTCCTGGGCAG TTGGCATTGGCTGCTTTGTACCGGGCGAATGAGGTGCATGGGCTTCTCGACTTTGAGAG ATACGTTGGGAGCCTTCTCTCTCGCCAGCATGATACACACTCCATTTCAGAACTCACTGTTTCTATGAATGCCATAATCTCCTTG GTAAGTAAACTTGTGACCCTTACTGCTGCTGATATGAAGCACGTTGATCGGAAGCTCAAATTATGCCGGGATCCGAGCTCACATGACAA GAGTAAGAAACGAAAGCACCGGTCCAAGGAGAGTTCAAGTGAAATGCATGCATAA
- the LOC131326072 gene encoding cyclin-H1-1 isoform X2 — MADFLTSTHRAKWIFSPQDLKEKYKAANQRARQALEKYGATRMEVDIDGSWSYPEPQPDAKEIVEKHSRPKPLKTEEEQLLRTFYEFKIQDVCDAFKFPRKIQATALIYFKRFYLQWSVMEHHPKDIMLTCIYAACKAEENHVSAEELGKAIEQDHQMILNNEMIVLQSLGFDLIVYAPYRALDGFVNVMEEFIEANDDQLQTLKDVHEIAKVESDKIMLTDAPLLFPPGQLALAALYRANEVHGLLDFERYVGSLLSRQHDTHSISELTVSMNAIISLVSKLVTLTAADMKHVDRKLKLCRDPSSHDKSKKRKHRSKESSSEMHA, encoded by the exons ATGGCTGATTTTCTAACTTCAACTCACCGTGCCAAGTGGATCTTCTCTCCCCAAGATCTG AAAGAAAAGTACAAAGCTGCTAATCAAAGGGCAAGGCAAGCACTGGAAAAG TATGGGGCAACAAGAATGGAAGTAGATATTGACGGGTCTTGGTCGTACCCTGAACCTCAACCTGATGCTAAAGAGATTG TTGAGAAGCATTCACGTCCTAAACCACTAAAGACTGAAGAAGAACAACTTCTGCGGACATTCTATGAGTTCAAAATTCAAGATGTATGCGATGCCTTCAAATTTCCGCGTAAAATACAG GCAACAGCTCTTATATACTTCAAACGATTTTATCTACAATGGTCGGTTATGGAGCATCACCCTAAAGACATTAT GTTAACATGCATATATGCAGCTTGTAAGGCTGAAGAAAATCATGTATCAGCAGAAGAGCTTGGTAAGGCAATTGAACAGGATCATCAAATGATCCTCAATAATGAGATGATTGTTCTTCAG AGTCTAGGTTTTGACCTCATCGTTTATGCACCATATCGTGCACTTGATGGTTTTGTCAACGTTATGGAG GAATTTATCGAAGCAAATGATGACCAACTTCAAACGCTAAAG GATGTGCATGAAATTGCTAAGGTGGAATCAGATAAAATCATGCTTACAGATGCTCCCCTTCTCTTCCCTCCTGGGCAG TTGGCATTGGCTGCTTTGTACCGGGCGAATGAGGTGCATGGGCTTCTCGACTTTGAGAG ATACGTTGGGAGCCTTCTCTCTCGCCAGCATGATACACACTCCATTTCAGAACTCACTGTTTCTATGAATGCCATAATCTCCTTG GTAAGTAAACTTGTGACCCTTACTGCTGCTGATATGAAGCACGTTGATCGGAAGCTCAAATTATGCCGGGATCCGAGCTCACATGACAA GAGTAAGAAACGAAAGCACCGGTCCAAGGAGAGTTCAAGTGAAATGCATGCATAA
- the LOC131326073 gene encoding importin subunit beta-1: MALEITQFLLSAQSADQKVRTEAEGNLRQFQEQNLPSFLLSLSVELSNNDKPLESRRLAGIVLKNSLDAKDAARKQQLLQQWVAIDISVKSKIKEMLLSTLGSSATEARQISAQVIAKIASIEIPRKEWPELIRLLLFNMTQQDRPASLKQATLEALGYVCEEISHQDLVQDEVNSVLTAVVQGMNVTEYSPEVRLAATKALYNALDFAQTNFENEMERNYIMKVVCETTVAKEPEIRQAAFECLVSIASTYYEVLEPYMQTIFELTSKAVKGDEEVVALQAIEFWSSICDEEIELQEFEEVDGGDSGTSHSHFIEKALPSLVPMLLETLLKQEEDQDQDDTTWNVSMAGGTCLGLVARTVGDAIVPLVMPFVQANISKGDWRSREAATYAFGSILEGPGVEKLAPMVHAGLEFLLNAMKDENSHVKDTTAWTLSRIFELLHSPSNGFSVISPANLQRVLGVLLESIKDAPHVAEKVCGAIYYLAQGYEDAGGPTSSPLTPYLPDIITCLLATADRSDGSDSKLRASAYETLNEVVRCSNLKETSHIITQLLPLIMNKLAQTVEFQIVSTDDRERQGDLQALLCGVLQVIIQKLSSADETKAVILQAADQIMVLFLKVFACRSSTVHEEAMLAIGALAYATGPEFGKYMSEFYKYLEMGLQNFEEYQVCAISVGVVGDISRALDENILPYCDGIMTLLLKDLSSGELHRSVKPPIFSCFGDIALSIGEHFEKYLVYAMPMMKGAAEICARMDNSDEEMVEYGNQLRRSILEAYSGILQGFKNTKPDLMVPHAAHLLQFLELVCRDGQRDESVTKAAVAVLGDLADALGSNVKNLLKDRTFCNEFLVECLHSDDEQLKETATWTQGMIGRVFAVSG; this comes from the exons ATGGCTCTGGAAATCACCCAATTTCTTTTGTCTGCTCAATCAGCTGATCAAAAGGTCCGAACTGAGGCAGAGGGTAATCTCAGGCAGTTCCAAGAGCAGAACCTGCCATCTTTTCTTCTATCTCTGTCAGTTGAGCTCTCAAACAATGACAAACCACTAGAGTCCCGAAGATTGGCTGGTATTGTGCTTAAAAATTCATTAGATGCTAAAGATGCTGCTAGGAAGCAACAACTCTTACAACAGTGGGTAGCAATTGATATTTCAGTCAAATCGAAAATCAAGGAGATGCTCTTGAGCACTCTTGGATCTTCAGCTACCGAGGCAAGGCAAATTTCTGCTCAAGTAATTGCAAAAATTGCTTCTATTGAAATCCCTCGAAAGGAGTGGCCTGAACTCATTAGATTGTTGCTCTTCAATATGACACAACAAGATAGGCCGGCTTCATTGAAACAAGCGACCTTGGAAGCACTAGGATATGTGTGTGAGGAGATATCTCACCAAGACCTTGTGCAAGATGAAGTCAACTCTGTTCTCACTGCTGTAGTCCAAGGCATGAACGTAACGGAGTACAGCCCTGAAGTCCGCCTTGCCGCAACTAAGGCTCTTTATAATGCTCTAGATTTTGCACAGACCAACTTCGAAAATGAGATGGAGCGTAATTACATTATGAAGGTTGTCTGTGAGACAACTGTGGCCAAAGAACCTGAGATTAGACAAGCTGCTTTTGAATGTCTTGTCTCTATAGCATCAACTTATTATGAGGTTCTCGAACCATACATGCAAACAATCTTTGAGCTTACATCAAAGGCAGTTAAAGGGGATGAAGAAGTCGTTGCCCTTCAAGCGATTGAGTTTTGGAGCTCTATTTGCGATGAAGAGATAGAACTTCAAGAGTTTGAGGAAGTTGATGGTGGGGATTCTGGAACTTCACATTCCCACTTCATTGAGAAGGCTCTGCCATCTTTAGTTCCTATGTTGCTAGAGACTTTACTAAAGCAGGAAGAGGATCAGGATCAAGATGATACTACTTGGAATGTGTCCATGGCCGGCGGGACATGTCTAGGTCTTGTTGCTAGGACTGTTGGTGATGCTATTGTTCCCCTTGTAATGCCGTTTGTGCAGGCTAACATATCAAAGGGTGATTGGCGATCCCGTGAGGCTGCTACTTATGCCTTTGGCTCAATCCTTGAAGGGCCAGGTGTTGAGAAGCTTGCCCCCATGGTCCATGCAGGCTTGGAATTCCTACTTAATGCGATGAAAGATGAGAACAGCCATGTGAAAGATACAACTGCATGGACGCTTAGCcgtatttttgagttattgcaCTCTCCATCTAATGGATTTTCTGTGATTTCTCCGGCAAACCTCCAGCGGGTTTTGGGGGTTTTGTTGGAGAGCATTAAAGATGCTCCCCATGTTGCTGAGAAGGTTTGTGGGGCCATCTACTACCTTGCCCAGGGTTATGAGGATGCTGGTGGCCCTacctcctctcctctcacaccATATCTTCCGGACATCATAACCTGTCTTCTCGCGACTGCTGATCGCAGTGACGGTAGCGACTCTAAGCTCAGGGCTTCTGCTTACGAAACCTTGAACGAGGTGGTTAGGTGTTCAAATCTTAAGGAAACGTCTCACATCATTACACAACTACTCCCTCTCATCATGAATAAGTTGGCACAGACTGTTGAGTTCCAAATTGTATCCACCGATGACAGGGAGAGGCAAGGAGATTTGCAAGCTCTTCTTTGTGGTGTCCTCCAGGTTATTATCCAGAAGCTTAGCAGTGCTGATGAGACTAAGGCTGTAATACTTCAAGCTGCCGATCAAATCATGGTATTGTTCCTCAAGGTTTTCGCTTGTCGTAGCTCTACGGTGCATGAAGAAGCAATGCTTGCGATTGGTGCACTGGCTTATGCCACTGGACCAGAGTTTGGAAAGTATATGTCGGAGTTTTATAAGTATTTGGAGATGGGTCTGCAGAATTTCGAGGAATACCAAGTTTGTGCCATCTCAGTTGGTGTGGTGGGTGATATTTCTCGCGCTTTGGATGAGAATATCTTACCATACTGTGATGGGATCATGACCCTCCTTTTAAAGGATCTCTCGAGTGGTGAACTACACCGGTCTGTCAAGCCCCCCATATTCTCCTGCTTCGGGGATATTGCTCTGTCGATTGGAGAACACTTCGAGAAGTATCTTGTTTATGCAATGCCAATGATGAAGGGAGCTGCTGAGATATGTGCCAGAATGGACAACAGTGACGAAGAGATGGTGGAATATGGGAACCAGCTCAGGCGCAGCATCCTTGAAGCTTACTCTGGAATTCTTCAGGGATTTAAGAATACCAAACCTGACCTGATGGTGCCCCACGCTGCCCATCTGTTGCAGTTCCTAGAACTAGTTTGTAGAGACGGTCAAAG GGATGAAAGTGTTACGAAAGCAGCAGTGGCGGTGTTAGGTGATCTTGCAGATGCACTCGGTTCAAATGTGAAGAATTTGTTAAAGGACCGTACTTTCTGCAATGAGTTTTTGGTGGAATGCCTTCATTCAGATGATGAACAGCTCAAGGAGACTGCAACTTGGACCCAAGGGATGATTGGACGTGTTTTTGCTGTCAGCGGGTAA
- the LOC131326074 gene encoding probable L-type lectin-domain containing receptor kinase VI.1 isoform X2 produces MATPIPLFVVVVVVLLLLSSSSIVAQSDQPVPFIYNGFNQSNLKFVRPTVLKASVLKPSGALRLTDKTQKVIGRAFYPHPIPFHLNTSSSSSNPNKTISSFSTHFVFQIVPSGSSRGGHGLAFTISPAMEFPGAEAGHYLGILNATNNNKSSNHLFAVEFDTVNGFNDEYDGEGNHVGVNINTMSSDVKEMAFYYVDGSDNKEEVTLESGDPIQAWVDYDGSNQVLNVTISPISKPKPIRPLISKDIDLSPVLLENMYVGFSAATGNKSSAHYILGWSFGLNGAAPPLNLSKLPVVPVEKKSSRFKPEIKAILGALSVVVVILVAALLIVMAYRRRLNFENLEEWELDCPHRFKYKDLHVATKGFKESELLGTGGFGAVYKGALPITGEEIAVKKIMSNNSVHGMREFAAEIECLGRLRHKNLVNLQGWCKRKNDLLLVYDYIPNGLVYLHEEWAQVVVHRDVKSSNVLIDGEMNGRLGDFGLARLYDHGTISQTTNVVGTIGYIAPELAQTGKASTSSDVFAYGVLLLEVACGRGPIVDHPERGRVILVDWVIERLQTGGMVDVVDPNLGPGYAVEEMELVLGLGLLCSNPKAEARPSMREILRYLNGDDLLPGIDKLESAICARQVQETMARFFISRDGVTTSSSIGQISSSSFEAGR; encoded by the exons ATGGCTACTCCCATTCCATtgttcgtcgtcgtcgtcgtcgtcctcctcctcctctcttcttccTCGATTGTAGCACAATCTGATCAACCTGTTCCATTCATCTACAATGGTTTCAACCAATCAAATCTCAAATTTGTACGCCCAACTGTGCTCAAAGCCAGTGTGCTCAAACCCAGTGGAGCACTCAGGCTCACAGACAAAACCCAGAAGGTCATTGGCCGCGCTTTCTACCCCCACCCCATTCCTTTTCACCTCaacacttcttcttcttcctcaaatcCCAACAAAACCATTTCCTCATTTAGTACTCACTTTGTCTTCCAAATAGTCCCCTCCGGTTCGAGCCGCGGTGGCCACGGCCTCGCCTTCACCATCTCTCCCGCGATGGAATTCCCCGGCGCAGAGGCAGGACACTACCTCGGCATCCTCAACGCTACAAACAACAATAAGTCATCGAACCACCTTTTCGCGGTGGAATTCGATACGGTTAACGGGTTTAACGATGAATACGATGGGGAAGGAAACCATGTAGGAGTCAACATCAATACCATGTCGTCGGACGTTAAAGAAATGGCTTTCTATTACGTCGATGGGAGCGACAATAAGGAGGAAGTGACGTTGGAGAGCGGAGATCCGATTCAAGCGTGGGTAGATTACGATGGGTCGAATCAGGTTTTGAACGTTACGATATCTCCTATATCAAAACCAAAGCCGATTCGACCCCTCATTTCGAAAGACATCGACTTGTCCCCTGTCCTCTTGGAGAATATGTACGTTGGATTCTCCGCGGCCACTGGGAACAAATCAAGCGCTCATTACATATTGGGTTGGAGTTTTGGGTTGAACGGGGCCGCTCCTCCATTGAATCTTTCGAAACTCCCAGTCGTACCGGTAGAGAAAAAAAGTTCCAGATTCAAACCCGAGATCAAGGCGATACTTGGCGCTTTATCGGTTGTGGTTGTTATTTTGGTGGCGGCTTTGTTGATTGTCATGGCATACAGGAGGAGGCTGAATTTCGAAAACCTCGAAGAGTGGGAGTTGGACTGCCCTCACCGGTTCAAGTACAAGGATCTTCACGTCGCGACGAAGGGATTCAAAGAGAGCGAGTTGCTGGGAACCGGAGGGTTCGGCGCAGTCTACAAAGGCGCTTTACCAATCACGGGAGAAGAAATCGCGGTCAAGAAGATCATGTCGAATAACTCGGTACATGGGATGAGGGAATTCGCGGCAGAAATCGAGTGTCTGGGGAGGCTGAGGCACAAGAACTTGGTGAATCTCCAAGGGTGGTGCAAGAGAAAAAATGACTTGCTTTTGGTCTATGACTACATCCCAAATG GGCTAGTGTACTTGCATGAGGAGTGGGCCCAAGTGGTGGTCCACAGAGATGTCAAGTCCAGCAATGTGTTGATAGATGGGGAGATGAATGGCAGGCTGGGGGATTTTGGGCTGGCCAGATTATATGACCATGGGACAATCTCACAAACCACAAATGTCGTGGGCACAATCGGGTACATCGCACCCGAATTGGCCCAGACCGGAAAGGCCTCCACGAGCTCTGATGTGTTTGCCTACGGGGTCTTGCTACTAGAAGTGGCTTGCGGGAGGGGCCCCATCGTCGACCACCCGGAAAGAGGCCGGGTCATACTAGTGGATTGGGTCATCGAGCGACTTCAAACGGGTGGGATGGTTGACGTTGTTGATCCGAATCTGGGTCCCGGGTACGCGGTCGAAGAGATGGAATTGGTTTTGGGCCTAGGGCTTCTTTGTTCCAACCCTAAAGCAGAAGCAAGGCCTAGCATGAGGGAAATCCTGAGGTATTTGAATGGAGATGATTTGCTTCCGGGGATTGATAAATTGGAGTCTGCCATTTGTGCACGACAGGTTCAAGAAACTATGGCCAGATTTTTTATCTCGCGTGATGGGGTGACGACGTCGTCTTCAATAGGGCAAATATCATCTAGTTCATTCGAAGCTGGCAGATAG
- the LOC131326074 gene encoding probable L-type lectin-domain containing receptor kinase VI.1 isoform X1, whose protein sequence is MATPIPLFVVVVVVLLLLSSSSIVAQSDQPVPFIYNGFNQSNLKFVRPTVLKASVLKPSGALRLTDKTQKVIGRAFYPHPIPFHLNTSSSSSNPNKTISSFSTHFVFQIVPSGSSRGGHGLAFTISPAMEFPGAEAGHYLGILNATNNNKSSNHLFAVEFDTVNGFNDEYDGEGNHVGVNINTMSSDVKEMAFYYVDGSDNKEEVTLESGDPIQAWVDYDGSNQVLNVTISPISKPKPIRPLISKDIDLSPVLLENMYVGFSAATGNKSSAHYILGWSFGLNGAAPPLNLSKLPVVPVEKKSSRFKPEIKAILGALSVVVVILVAALLIVMAYRRRLNFENLEEWELDCPHRFKYKDLHVATKGFKESELLGTGGFGAVYKGALPITGEEIAVKKIMSNNSVHGMREFAAEIECLGRLRHKNLVNLQGWCKRKNDLLLVYDYIPNGSLDSLLYHPKNGFVLNWEQRFHIIKGIAAGLVYLHEEWAQVVVHRDVKSSNVLIDGEMNGRLGDFGLARLYDHGTISQTTNVVGTIGYIAPELAQTGKASTSSDVFAYGVLLLEVACGRGPIVDHPERGRVILVDWVIERLQTGGMVDVVDPNLGPGYAVEEMELVLGLGLLCSNPKAEARPSMREILRYLNGDDLLPGIDKLESAICARQVQETMARFFISRDGVTTSSSIGQISSSSFEAGR, encoded by the coding sequence ATGGCTACTCCCATTCCATtgttcgtcgtcgtcgtcgtcgtcctcctcctcctctcttcttccTCGATTGTAGCACAATCTGATCAACCTGTTCCATTCATCTACAATGGTTTCAACCAATCAAATCTCAAATTTGTACGCCCAACTGTGCTCAAAGCCAGTGTGCTCAAACCCAGTGGAGCACTCAGGCTCACAGACAAAACCCAGAAGGTCATTGGCCGCGCTTTCTACCCCCACCCCATTCCTTTTCACCTCaacacttcttcttcttcctcaaatcCCAACAAAACCATTTCCTCATTTAGTACTCACTTTGTCTTCCAAATAGTCCCCTCCGGTTCGAGCCGCGGTGGCCACGGCCTCGCCTTCACCATCTCTCCCGCGATGGAATTCCCCGGCGCAGAGGCAGGACACTACCTCGGCATCCTCAACGCTACAAACAACAATAAGTCATCGAACCACCTTTTCGCGGTGGAATTCGATACGGTTAACGGGTTTAACGATGAATACGATGGGGAAGGAAACCATGTAGGAGTCAACATCAATACCATGTCGTCGGACGTTAAAGAAATGGCTTTCTATTACGTCGATGGGAGCGACAATAAGGAGGAAGTGACGTTGGAGAGCGGAGATCCGATTCAAGCGTGGGTAGATTACGATGGGTCGAATCAGGTTTTGAACGTTACGATATCTCCTATATCAAAACCAAAGCCGATTCGACCCCTCATTTCGAAAGACATCGACTTGTCCCCTGTCCTCTTGGAGAATATGTACGTTGGATTCTCCGCGGCCACTGGGAACAAATCAAGCGCTCATTACATATTGGGTTGGAGTTTTGGGTTGAACGGGGCCGCTCCTCCATTGAATCTTTCGAAACTCCCAGTCGTACCGGTAGAGAAAAAAAGTTCCAGATTCAAACCCGAGATCAAGGCGATACTTGGCGCTTTATCGGTTGTGGTTGTTATTTTGGTGGCGGCTTTGTTGATTGTCATGGCATACAGGAGGAGGCTGAATTTCGAAAACCTCGAAGAGTGGGAGTTGGACTGCCCTCACCGGTTCAAGTACAAGGATCTTCACGTCGCGACGAAGGGATTCAAAGAGAGCGAGTTGCTGGGAACCGGAGGGTTCGGCGCAGTCTACAAAGGCGCTTTACCAATCACGGGAGAAGAAATCGCGGTCAAGAAGATCATGTCGAATAACTCGGTACATGGGATGAGGGAATTCGCGGCAGAAATCGAGTGTCTGGGGAGGCTGAGGCACAAGAACTTGGTGAATCTCCAAGGGTGGTGCAAGAGAAAAAATGACTTGCTTTTGGTCTATGACTACATCCCAAATGGTAGCCTTGATTCTCTTCTTTACCACCCCAAAAATGGGTTTGTTTTGAATTGGGAGCAAAGATTTCACATAATCAAAGGGATTGCTGCAGGGCTAGTGTACTTGCATGAGGAGTGGGCCCAAGTGGTGGTCCACAGAGATGTCAAGTCCAGCAATGTGTTGATAGATGGGGAGATGAATGGCAGGCTGGGGGATTTTGGGCTGGCCAGATTATATGACCATGGGACAATCTCACAAACCACAAATGTCGTGGGCACAATCGGGTACATCGCACCCGAATTGGCCCAGACCGGAAAGGCCTCCACGAGCTCTGATGTGTTTGCCTACGGGGTCTTGCTACTAGAAGTGGCTTGCGGGAGGGGCCCCATCGTCGACCACCCGGAAAGAGGCCGGGTCATACTAGTGGATTGGGTCATCGAGCGACTTCAAACGGGTGGGATGGTTGACGTTGTTGATCCGAATCTGGGTCCCGGGTACGCGGTCGAAGAGATGGAATTGGTTTTGGGCCTAGGGCTTCTTTGTTCCAACCCTAAAGCAGAAGCAAGGCCTAGCATGAGGGAAATCCTGAGGTATTTGAATGGAGATGATTTGCTTCCGGGGATTGATAAATTGGAGTCTGCCATTTGTGCACGACAGGTTCAAGAAACTATGGCCAGATTTTTTATCTCGCGTGATGGGGTGACGACGTCGTCTTCAATAGGGCAAATATCATCTAGTTCATTCGAAGCTGGCAGATAG